One window of Burkholderia thailandensis E264 genomic DNA carries:
- a CDS encoding branched-chain amino acid ABC transporter permease has protein sequence MDFSIAAILAQDGITTGAIYALLSLALVLVFSVTRVIFIPQGEFVTYGALTLAALQAQKFPATCWLLFVAGIACFMLEVGGLIRYRARRRQLARTLTALASRYVLLPLAIYAVTRSVAAQPLPMIAQIALTLAIVVPLGPFIYRLAYQPIAEGTTLLLLIVSVAVHFALVGLGLVMFGAEGSRTAAFSDASLALGSLSISTQSEWVVGTALALIAALYLYFERTLPGKALRATSVNRLGARLVGIGTTEAGRLAFTLAAGLGALSGVLVGPLTTIYYDSGFLIGLKGFVGAIIGGLVSYPLAAAGSLLVGVLESYSSFWASAYKEVIVFTLIVPVLLWRSLAAPQTEDEEA, from the coding sequence ATGGATTTCTCCATCGCGGCAATTCTTGCGCAGGACGGCATCACGACGGGTGCGATCTACGCGCTGCTGTCGCTCGCGCTCGTGCTCGTTTTTTCCGTCACGCGCGTGATCTTCATCCCCCAAGGCGAATTCGTCACCTACGGCGCGCTGACGCTGGCCGCGCTTCAGGCTCAGAAGTTTCCGGCAACCTGCTGGCTGCTGTTCGTCGCGGGCATCGCGTGCTTCATGCTCGAAGTGGGCGGGCTGATCCGGTATCGCGCGCGTCGACGCCAGCTTGCCCGCACGTTGACGGCGCTCGCGAGCCGTTATGTGCTGCTGCCGCTTGCGATCTACGCGGTGACCAGAAGCGTCGCCGCACAGCCGTTGCCGATGATCGCGCAGATCGCGCTCACGCTCGCGATCGTCGTGCCGCTCGGGCCGTTCATCTATCGGCTCGCGTATCAGCCGATTGCCGAGGGCACCACGCTGCTGCTGCTGATCGTGTCGGTTGCCGTGCATTTCGCGCTGGTCGGGCTCGGACTCGTCATGTTCGGCGCGGAAGGCTCGCGCACGGCTGCGTTCTCCGACGCGTCGCTCGCGCTCGGCAGCCTGTCGATTTCGACGCAGAGCGAGTGGGTGGTCGGCACCGCGCTTGCGCTGATCGCTGCGCTCTATCTGTATTTCGAGCGCACGCTGCCCGGCAAGGCGCTGCGCGCGACGTCGGTGAACCGCCTCGGCGCGCGGCTCGTCGGTATCGGCACGACCGAGGCCGGGCGGCTCGCGTTCACGCTCGCGGCAGGGCTTGGCGCGTTGTCGGGCGTGCTCGTCGGGCCGCTAACGACGATCTACTACGATTCCGGCTTCCTGATCGGCTTGAAAGGCTTCGTCGGCGCGATCATCGGCGGGCTCGTCAGCTATCCGCTGGCCGCGGCCGGATCGCTTCTCGTCGGCGTGCTGGAGTCGTACTCGTCGTTCTGGGCGAGCGCGTACAAGGAGGTGATCGTTTTCACGCTGATCGTGCCGGTGCTGCTGTGGCGCAGCCTTGCGGCGCCACAAACGGAAGACGAGGAGGCGTGA
- a CDS encoding branched-chain amino acid ABC transporter permease, producing the protein MQRKALYGLLLAGLLVAPFVGAYPVFMMKVLCFALFAAAFNLLIGFTGLLSFGHAMFLATAGYVTGYAMQSLGTTPELGVLAGTMAATLLGLVVGLFAIRRQGIYFAMITLAFAQMVYFIYLQAPFTHGEDGLQGVPRGWLFGLVDLSSDLALYYVVLVVIACACLFIVRIVHSPFGQVLVAIKENEPRATSLGYDTDRFKLLAFILSAALAGLAGALKVVVLGFETLSDAYWTMSGLVVLMTLVGGMGTLFGPLVGAALIVALEDRLGDIGGWLASVTHIDWFRSLGESATIVTGLIFIACVLAFRRGIVGEVIARVRPLRAS; encoded by the coding sequence ATGCAGAGAAAAGCGCTCTACGGGCTGTTGCTGGCCGGCCTGCTCGTCGCGCCGTTCGTCGGCGCGTATCCGGTGTTCATGATGAAGGTGCTGTGCTTCGCGCTCTTCGCGGCCGCGTTCAATCTGCTGATCGGGTTCACGGGCCTGCTGTCGTTCGGCCACGCGATGTTCCTCGCGACGGCGGGCTACGTGACGGGCTACGCGATGCAGTCGCTCGGCACGACGCCGGAGCTTGGCGTGCTGGCCGGCACCATGGCGGCGACGCTGCTCGGCCTCGTTGTCGGCCTGTTCGCGATCCGGCGGCAGGGCATCTATTTCGCGATGATCACGCTCGCGTTCGCGCAGATGGTGTATTTCATCTATCTGCAAGCGCCGTTCACGCACGGCGAGGACGGGCTGCAAGGCGTACCGCGCGGGTGGCTGTTCGGGCTCGTCGATCTGTCGTCGGATCTCGCGCTCTATTACGTCGTGCTCGTCGTCATCGCATGCGCGTGCCTGTTCATCGTGCGCATCGTGCATTCGCCGTTTGGGCAGGTGCTCGTCGCGATCAAGGAGAACGAGCCGCGCGCGACGTCGCTCGGCTACGATACCGATCGCTTCAAGCTGCTCGCGTTCATCCTGTCGGCCGCGCTCGCGGGGCTTGCCGGCGCGTTGAAGGTTGTCGTGCTCGGCTTCGAGACGCTGAGCGACGCCTACTGGACGATGTCGGGCCTCGTCGTGCTGATGACGCTCGTGGGCGGCATGGGCACGCTGTTCGGCCCGCTCGTCGGCGCGGCGCTGATCGTCGCGCTCGAGGATCGGCTGGGCGACATCGGCGGCTGGCTCGCATCGGTCACGCACATCGACTGGTTCCGCTCGCTCGGCGAATCCGCGACGATCGTCACGGGCCTCATCTTCATCGCTTGCGTGCTCGCGTTCAGGCGCGGGATCGTCGGCGAGGTGATCGCCCGGGTGCGGCCGCTGCGGGCGTCGTGA
- a CDS encoding ABC transporter substrate-binding protein, with amino-acid sequence MKLKTLAHVCLAVAAAWSVGAAQAADAVKIGFITDMSGLYADIDGQGGLEAIKMAVADFGGKVNGKPIEVVYADHQNKADIAASKAREWMDRGGLDLLVGGTNSATALSMNQVAAEKKKVYINIGAGADTLTNEQCTPYTVHYAYDTMALAKGTGSAVVKQGGKTWFFLTADYAFGKALEKNTADVVKANGGKVLGEVRHPLSASDFSSFLLQAQSSKAQILGLANAGGDTVNAIKAAKEFGITKTMKLAALLMFIDDVHALGLETTQGLVLTDSWYWNRDPASRQWAQRYFAKMKKMPSSLQAADYSAVMTYLKAVQAVGSTDSDKVMAQLKKMKIDDFYAKGYIRADGSMIHDMYLMEVKKPSESKEPWDYYKVVATIPGEQAFTTKQETRCALWK; translated from the coding sequence ATGAAACTGAAGACCCTCGCGCACGTTTGTCTCGCCGTTGCCGCCGCGTGGTCGGTCGGCGCCGCGCAGGCCGCGGACGCCGTGAAGATCGGCTTCATCACCGACATGTCCGGCCTCTACGCCGACATCGACGGGCAGGGCGGCCTCGAGGCGATCAAGATGGCGGTGGCCGATTTCGGCGGCAAGGTCAACGGCAAGCCGATCGAGGTCGTGTACGCCGATCACCAGAACAAGGCGGACATCGCCGCGTCGAAGGCGCGCGAATGGATGGACCGCGGCGGGCTCGACCTGCTCGTCGGCGGCACGAACTCGGCGACCGCGCTGTCGATGAACCAGGTCGCGGCCGAGAAGAAGAAGGTCTACATCAACATCGGCGCGGGCGCGGACACGCTGACGAACGAGCAGTGCACGCCGTACACGGTCCACTATGCGTACGACACGATGGCGCTCGCGAAGGGCACGGGCTCGGCGGTGGTGAAGCAGGGCGGCAAGACGTGGTTCTTCCTGACCGCCGATTACGCGTTCGGCAAGGCGCTCGAGAAGAACACCGCGGACGTCGTCAAGGCGAACGGCGGCAAGGTGCTCGGCGAAGTGCGGCACCCGCTGTCGGCGTCGGACTTCTCGTCGTTCCTGTTGCAGGCGCAGTCGTCGAAGGCGCAGATCCTCGGCCTCGCGAACGCCGGCGGCGACACGGTGAATGCGATCAAGGCGGCGAAGGAATTCGGCATCACGAAGACGATGAAGCTTGCCGCGCTGCTGATGTTCATCGACGACGTCCACGCGCTCGGCCTCGAGACGACGCAGGGCCTCGTGCTGACGGACAGCTGGTACTGGAATCGCGATCCGGCGTCGCGGCAATGGGCGCAGCGCTATTTCGCGAAGATGAAGAAGATGCCGTCGAGCCTGCAGGCGGCCGACTATTCGGCGGTGATGACTTATCTGAAGGCGGTGCAGGCGGTGGGCTCGACCGATTCCGACAAGGTGATGGCGCAGCTCAAGAAGATGAAGATCGACGACTTCTACGCGAAGGGCTACATCCGTGCGGACGGCAGCATGATTCACGACATGTATCTGATGGAAGTGAAGAAGCCGTCCGAATCGAAGGAGCCGTGGGACTACTACAAGGTCGTCGCGACGATTCCGGGCGAGCAGGCGTTCACGACGAAGCAGGAGACGCGCTGCGCGCTCTGGAAGTGA
- a CDS encoding ABC transporter ATP-binding protein → MILGDTILETRGLTKEFKGFTAVSGVNLRVRRGSIHALIGPNGAGKTTCFNLLTKFLKPTSGQIVYNGIDITDERPAQIARRGVIRSFQISAVFPHLSALQNVRIGLQRSLGTAFHFWRSERSLKRLDDRAMDLLTQVGLTDFAHVPTVELAYGRKRALEIATTLAMEPELMLLDEPTQGMGHEDVDRVTALIKKVASGRTILMVEHNMNVIAGISDTITVLQRGEVLAEGTYAEVSKNPLVVEAYMGSADAALAGAHA, encoded by the coding sequence ATGATTCTCGGCGACACGATTCTCGAAACACGCGGACTCACGAAGGAATTCAAGGGCTTCACCGCGGTGAGCGGCGTGAACCTGCGCGTGCGGCGCGGCTCGATCCACGCGCTGATCGGACCGAACGGCGCCGGCAAGACCACTTGTTTCAATCTCCTGACTAAATTCCTGAAGCCGACTTCGGGTCAGATCGTCTACAACGGCATCGACATCACCGACGAGCGCCCCGCGCAGATCGCGCGGCGCGGCGTGATTCGCTCGTTTCAGATCTCCGCGGTGTTTCCGCATCTGAGCGCGTTGCAGAACGTGCGCATCGGCCTGCAGCGTTCGCTCGGCACCGCGTTTCATTTCTGGCGCAGCGAGCGCTCGCTCAAGCGTCTCGACGATCGCGCGATGGATCTGCTCACGCAGGTCGGCCTCACCGATTTCGCGCACGTGCCGACAGTCGAGCTTGCCTACGGCCGCAAGCGCGCGCTGGAGATCGCGACGACGCTCGCGATGGAGCCCGAGCTGATGCTGCTCGACGAGCCGACGCAAGGCATGGGCCACGAGGATGTCGATCGCGTGACGGCGCTCATCAAGAAGGTTGCGAGCGGCCGCACGATCCTGATGGTCGAACACAACATGAACGTGATCGCGGGCATCTCCGACACGATCACCGTCCTGCAGCGCGGCGAAGTGCTCGCGGAAGGCACGTATGCGGAGGTGTCGAAGAATCCGCTCGTCGTCGAGGCGTACATGGGCAGTGCGGACGCGGCCCTCGCGGGGGCGCACGCATGA
- a CDS encoding ABC transporter ATP-binding protein has translation MNHSEREERELNSVESGTPALAIAGLEAWYGESHILHGVDLTVHRGEVVTLLGRNGAGRTTTLRAIMGLTGRRQGSIRIAGHETIDLPTHRIAHYGVGYCPEERGIFSSLSCEENLLLPPVLGDRKSAMSLEDIYEMFPNLASRRSSQGTRLSGGEQQMLAVARILRTGANLLLLDEISEGLAPVIVQALARMIVMLKARGYTIVMVEQNFRFAAPLADRFYVMEHGRIVEHFGAAELEGKMPVLHDLLGV, from the coding sequence ATGAACCACAGCGAACGGGAAGAACGCGAGTTGAACAGCGTCGAAAGCGGCACGCCCGCGCTCGCGATCGCGGGGCTCGAAGCGTGGTACGGCGAATCGCACATCCTGCACGGCGTCGATCTGACCGTGCATCGCGGCGAGGTCGTCACGCTGCTCGGCCGCAACGGCGCGGGCCGCACGACGACGCTGCGCGCGATCATGGGGCTCACGGGCCGCCGGCAGGGCTCGATCAGGATCGCGGGCCACGAGACGATCGATCTGCCGACGCACAGGATCGCGCATTACGGCGTGGGCTATTGCCCGGAGGAGCGCGGGATCTTCTCGAGCCTGTCGTGCGAGGAGAACCTGTTGCTGCCGCCCGTGCTCGGCGATCGCAAGAGCGCGATGTCGCTCGAGGACATCTACGAGATGTTCCCGAATCTCGCGTCCCGGCGCAGCAGCCAGGGCACGCGGCTGTCGGGCGGCGAGCAGCAGATGCTCGCGGTGGCGCGGATCCTGCGCACGGGCGCGAACCTGCTGTTGCTCGACGAGATCTCCGAGGGCCTCGCGCCCGTGATCGTGCAGGCGCTCGCGCGGATGATCGTCATGCTGAAGGCGCGCGGCTACACGATCGTGATGGTCGAGCAGAACTTCCGTTTCGCGGCGCCGCTCGCGGATCGCTTCTACGTGATGGAACACGGCCGCATCGTCGAGCATTTCGGCGCGGCCGAGCTCGAGGGGAAGATGCCCGTGCTGCACGATCTGCTCGGCGTATAG
- a CDS encoding ABC transporter substrate-binding protein, producing MKMNRWIEVALAAGCLCTAGLASAQVKIGVTVSATGAAASLGIPEKNTVALLPKEIGGKRVEYIVLDDASDTSRAVQNARKLIDEDHVDAIIGSSITPNALAMIDVVAQGKTPTISLAASAHIIAPMDAKRAWVFKTPQNDRLMADALAGYMAKHGVKTVGFIGFADAYGDGWYDVFSAAAAANGIKIVANERYNRTDASVTGQVLKTLGARPDAVLIAGAGTPAALPAKTLKERGYTGKVYQTHGVANNDFLRVCGKDCDGELLPAGPVLVADQLPDSNPAKQPALAYKAAYEKAYGAGAVSTFGGHVWDAGRMLQRAIPEALKKAQPGTPAFREALRGALENVKDLPVSHGVINTTPADHNGFDTRARVIVQIVGDKWKLQAD from the coding sequence ATGAAAATGAATCGATGGATCGAGGTCGCGCTCGCGGCCGGCTGCTTGTGTACCGCCGGGCTCGCGTCGGCGCAGGTGAAGATCGGCGTCACGGTGTCGGCGACGGGCGCCGCTGCGTCGCTCGGCATCCCCGAGAAGAATACCGTTGCGCTGCTGCCGAAAGAGATCGGCGGCAAGCGCGTCGAGTACATCGTGCTCGACGACGCGTCGGATACGAGCCGTGCTGTGCAGAACGCACGCAAGCTGATCGACGAGGATCATGTCGACGCGATCATCGGCTCGTCGATCACGCCGAACGCGCTCGCGATGATCGACGTCGTCGCGCAGGGCAAGACGCCGACGATCTCGCTCGCCGCAAGCGCGCACATCATCGCGCCGATGGATGCGAAGCGCGCCTGGGTGTTCAAGACGCCGCAAAACGATCGCCTGATGGCCGACGCGCTTGCCGGCTACATGGCGAAACACGGCGTGAAGACGGTCGGCTTCATCGGTTTCGCGGACGCGTACGGCGACGGCTGGTATGACGTGTTCAGCGCGGCCGCGGCGGCGAACGGGATCAAGATCGTCGCGAACGAGCGCTACAACCGCACCGACGCGTCGGTGACGGGCCAGGTGCTGAAGACGCTGGGCGCGCGCCCCGACGCGGTGCTGATCGCAGGCGCAGGCACGCCCGCGGCGCTGCCCGCGAAGACGCTCAAGGAGCGCGGCTACACCGGCAAGGTCTACCAGACGCACGGCGTTGCGAACAACGATTTCCTGCGCGTGTGCGGCAAGGATTGCGACGGTGAGCTGCTGCCGGCGGGGCCCGTGCTCGTCGCCGATCAGTTGCCCGATTCGAATCCGGCGAAGCAACCGGCGCTCGCGTACAAGGCCGCGTATGAGAAGGCATACGGCGCGGGTGCGGTGTCGACGTTCGGTGGCCATGTCTGGGACGCGGGACGAATGCTTCAGCGAGCGATTCCGGAGGCGCTGAAGAAGGCGCAACCCGGCACGCCGGCGTTCCGTGAGGCGCTGCGCGGCGCGCTCGAGAACGTGAAGGACTTGCCGGTGTCGCACGGCGTGATCAACACGACGCCGGCCGATCACAACGGCTTCGATACGCGCGCGCGCGTGATCGTGCAGATCGTCGGCGACAAATGGAAGTTGCAAGCCGACTGA
- a CDS encoding branched-chain amino acid ABC transporter ATP-binding protein/permease — translation MKAILRNKALWLFLVVMFALPALPGAARVPEYWITLLNYIGLDAIVAVGLVLLTGIGGMTSFGQAAFVGIGAYATAYLTTAYGASPWLGLIAGVVVTALVALALGAVTMRLSGHFLPLGTIAWGLALFFLFGNLDWLGKYDGINGIPALTVFGQAFDTGRSLYYLIWIVVLAAIVSVQNLLNSRPGRAIRALRGGGMMAEAMGVNTGWMRVAIFVYAAVLASISGFLYAHLQRAVNPTPFGLNHGIEFLFMAVIGGVAHVWGAVLGGAIVTVLQDYLQTLLPKLLGAEGNFEIIVFGVLMVLLLQYARQGVWPFVVKLFPREPAARAPDQAEPLPQRGRPQAGEALLVVDNVRKQFGGLVAVNDVSFDVLAGQIVGLIGPNGAGKSTTFNLVTGVLRPTSGAIMFRGERIDELVSREIVQRGIGRTFQHVKLLPGMTVLENVAIGAHLRGSAGIWRSIVRLNAHEEARLMAEAARQIRRVGLGAHMYDEAGSLALGQQRILEIARALCSDPTLLLLDEPAAGLRHQEKQQLAELLRKLRAEGMSVLLVEHDMDFVMNLTDRLVVMEFGTRIAEGLPQDVQKDPAVLEAYLGGVE, via the coding sequence ATGAAAGCGATCTTGCGCAACAAGGCGCTCTGGCTGTTCCTCGTCGTGATGTTCGCGCTGCCGGCCTTGCCTGGTGCGGCGCGCGTGCCCGAGTACTGGATCACGCTGCTGAACTACATCGGGCTCGATGCGATCGTTGCGGTCGGGCTCGTGTTGTTGACCGGAATCGGTGGGATGACGAGCTTCGGGCAGGCCGCGTTCGTCGGTATCGGCGCATACGCGACCGCCTATCTGACGACGGCGTACGGCGCATCGCCGTGGCTCGGGCTGATCGCGGGCGTCGTGGTGACGGCGCTCGTCGCGCTCGCGCTGGGCGCCGTCACGATGCGTCTGTCCGGACACTTCTTGCCGCTCGGAACGATCGCGTGGGGGCTCGCGCTGTTCTTCCTGTTCGGCAATCTCGACTGGCTCGGCAAGTACGACGGGATCAACGGCATTCCCGCGCTCACCGTGTTCGGTCAAGCGTTCGATACAGGGCGCAGTCTCTATTACCTGATCTGGATCGTCGTGCTCGCGGCGATCGTCTCTGTTCAGAATTTGCTTAATAGCCGGCCCGGTCGCGCGATTCGGGCGCTGCGCGGCGGCGGCATGATGGCCGAGGCGATGGGTGTGAACACTGGGTGGATGCGCGTGGCGATCTTCGTCTATGCAGCAGTGCTCGCATCGATTTCGGGCTTTCTTTACGCGCACCTGCAGCGTGCGGTGAATCCGACGCCGTTCGGGCTCAATCACGGGATCGAGTTCCTGTTCATGGCCGTGATTGGGGGCGTCGCGCATGTTTGGGGCGCGGTGCTCGGCGGTGCGATCGTCACCGTACTGCAGGATTACCTGCAAACGCTGCTGCCAAAGCTGCTAGGCGCGGAGGGCAACTTCGAGATCATCGTGTTCGGCGTGCTGATGGTGCTGCTGTTGCAGTATGCGCGGCAGGGCGTCTGGCCGTTCGTCGTGAAGCTCTTTCCGCGCGAACCCGCCGCCCGGGCGCCGGATCAAGCTGAGCCGTTGCCGCAGCGTGGCCGGCCGCAGGCGGGCGAGGCGCTGCTCGTCGTTGACAACGTGCGCAAACAGTTCGGCGGGCTCGTTGCGGTGAACGACGTGAGCTTCGATGTGCTGGCCGGGCAGATCGTCGGCCTGATCGGTCCGAACGGCGCTGGCAAGTCGACGACGTTCAATCTCGTGACCGGCGTGCTGCGGCCGACGAGCGGCGCAATCATGTTCCGCGGCGAGCGGATCGACGAGCTTGTTTCACGTGAAATCGTGCAACGGGGTATCGGCCGCACATTCCAGCACGTGAAACTGCTGCCAGGAATGACCGTGCTGGAGAACGTCGCGATCGGCGCGCATTTGCGCGGCTCGGCCGGCATCTGGCGGAGCATCGTCCGGCTGAATGCGCATGAGGAGGCGCGACTGATGGCGGAGGCGGCGAGGCAGATTCGGCGTGTCGGCCTTGGCGCGCACATGTATGACGAGGCAGGCAGTCTCGCGCTCGGCCAGCAGCGGATTCTCGAGATCGCCCGTGCGCTGTGCAGCGATCCGACACTCTTGCTGCTCGATGAACCCGCGGCAGGCCTGCGTCATCAGGAAAAGCAGCAGTTGGCCGAACTGTTGCGCAAGTTAAGAGCCGAGGGAATGAGCGTGCTGCTAGTCGAGCACGACATGGATTTCGTGATGAATTTGACCGATCGACTGGTCGTGATGGAGTTCGGCACGCGGATCGCCGAAGGCCTGCCGCAGGATGTGCAGAAGGACCCGGCGGTGCTGGAAGCTTATCTCGGTGGGGTGGAATGA
- a CDS encoding branched-chain amino acid ABC transporter permease produces the protein MDIFGIPMSAMLSQLLLGLVNGSFYAILSLGLAVIFGLLNVINFAHGALFMLGAMLAWMGLDYLGLPYWAMLVLAPVVVGLFGILIERSMLRWLYKLDHLYGLLLTFGLTLVVEGVFRAIYGSSGQPYDVPELLAGATNVGFMFLPNYRAWVVVASLAVCFATWFVIEKTRLGAYLRAGTENPKLVEAFGVNVPMMVTLTYGFGVALAAFAGVLAAPVIQVSPLMGQPMIITVFAVVVIGGMGSILGSILTGLMLGVVEGFTRVFYPEASATVVFVIMAIVLLIRPAGLFGKER, from the coding sequence ATGGACATCTTCGGCATTCCGATGTCGGCGATGCTGAGCCAGTTGCTGCTCGGACTCGTCAACGGCTCGTTCTACGCGATCCTGAGCCTCGGGCTCGCGGTGATATTCGGGCTGCTCAACGTGATCAACTTCGCGCACGGCGCGCTCTTCATGCTGGGCGCGATGCTCGCGTGGATGGGGCTCGACTATCTCGGCTTGCCGTACTGGGCGATGCTCGTGCTCGCGCCCGTCGTCGTCGGTCTGTTCGGGATACTGATCGAGCGCTCGATGCTGCGCTGGCTCTACAAGCTCGATCACCTGTACGGCTTGCTGCTGACGTTCGGGCTCACGCTGGTCGTCGAAGGCGTGTTCCGCGCGATTTACGGCTCGTCCGGCCAGCCGTACGACGTGCCCGAGCTGCTCGCAGGCGCGACCAACGTCGGCTTCATGTTCCTGCCGAACTATCGCGCGTGGGTCGTCGTCGCATCGCTCGCGGTGTGCTTCGCGACGTGGTTCGTGATCGAGAAGACGCGGCTCGGCGCCTACCTGCGCGCGGGCACCGAAAATCCGAAGCTCGTCGAGGCGTTCGGCGTGAACGTGCCGATGATGGTCACGCTGACCTACGGCTTCGGCGTCGCGCTGGCCGCGTTCGCCGGCGTGCTCGCGGCGCCCGTGATCCAGGTGTCGCCGCTGATGGGGCAGCCGATGATCATCACCGTGTTCGCGGTCGTCGTGATCGGCGGCATGGGCTCGATTCTCGGCTCGATCTTGACGGGCCTGATGCTCGGCGTGGTCGAGGGCTTCACGCGCGTGTTCTATCCGGAGGCGTCGGCGACGGTCGTGTTCGTCATCATGGCGATCGTGCTGCTGATTCGCCCGGCAGGTTTGTTCGGCAAGGAAAGATGA
- a CDS encoding GMC family oxidoreductase: protein MATERTLEGEFDYVIVGAGTAGCVLANRLTEDPDVTVLLLEAGGKDDYHWIHIPVGYLYCIGNPRTDWLYKTEPEAGLNGRALSYPRGRVLGGSSSINGMIYMRGQRGDYDDWAHATGDAGWSWDSVLPIFRRSEHHHAGATDVHGAGGMWRVEKQRLRWEILEAFSQAAQQTGIPATDDFNRGDNTGVGYFEVNQKRGVRWNASKAFLRPALARPNLTVITGAQAERLVFDGKRCAGVEYLGGGAPFLARARIEVLVASGAVNSPQLLELSGIGDGSRLQALGIGVVADLRGVGENLQDHLQLRMAFRVRGVRTLNTLSAHWWGKLWIGAQYALMQRGPMSMAPSQLGAFAKSDPNDPALTRPDLEYHVQPLSLERFGEPLHRFNAFTASVCHLRPTSRGSIHAVSPDPARAPAIAPNYLSTDHDRHVAANALRLTRRIAAAPALARYAPEEILPGAQYLSEAELIAAAGAVGTTIFHPVGTCRMGRADDPDAVVDSRLRVRGVTGLRIVDASVMPTITSGNTNSPTLMIAERASDMIRADRRGAPERGAAASVEAALPT, encoded by the coding sequence GTGGCTACCGAACGTACGCTCGAGGGCGAATTCGATTATGTGATCGTCGGCGCCGGCACGGCCGGCTGCGTGCTCGCGAACCGGCTCACCGAAGATCCGGACGTGACCGTGCTGCTGCTCGAAGCCGGCGGCAAGGACGACTATCACTGGATTCACATCCCGGTCGGCTATCTTTACTGCATCGGCAATCCGCGCACCGACTGGCTCTACAAGACCGAGCCCGAAGCGGGCCTGAACGGCCGCGCGCTGTCGTATCCGCGCGGGCGCGTGCTGGGCGGCTCGTCTTCGATCAACGGCATGATCTACATGCGCGGCCAGCGCGGCGATTACGACGATTGGGCGCACGCGACGGGCGACGCGGGCTGGTCGTGGGACAGTGTGCTGCCGATCTTCAGGCGCAGCGAGCATCACCACGCGGGCGCGACCGACGTGCATGGCGCGGGCGGCATGTGGCGCGTCGAGAAGCAGCGGCTGCGCTGGGAGATTCTCGAGGCGTTCTCGCAGGCCGCGCAGCAAACCGGCATTCCGGCCACCGACGATTTCAATCGCGGCGACAACACGGGCGTCGGCTATTTCGAAGTCAATCAGAAGCGCGGCGTCCGCTGGAACGCGTCGAAGGCGTTCCTGCGGCCCGCGCTTGCGCGGCCGAATCTCACCGTGATCACCGGCGCGCAGGCCGAGCGGCTTGTGTTCGACGGCAAGCGCTGCGCGGGCGTCGAGTATCTCGGCGGCGGCGCGCCTTTTCTCGCGCGTGCGCGCATCGAAGTGCTGGTCGCGTCGGGCGCGGTGAATTCGCCGCAACTGCTCGAATTGTCCGGCATCGGCGACGGCAGCCGGCTGCAGGCGCTCGGCATCGGCGTTGTCGCGGATTTGCGCGGCGTCGGCGAAAACCTTCAGGATCACTTGCAGTTGCGCATGGCGTTTCGCGTGCGCGGCGTGCGTACGCTGAACACGCTGTCCGCGCACTGGTGGGGCAAGCTGTGGATCGGCGCGCAGTACGCGTTGATGCAGCGCGGGCCGATGTCGATGGCGCCGTCGCAGTTGGGCGCGTTCGCGAAATCGGACCCGAACGATCCGGCGCTCACGCGGCCCGATCTCGAATACCACGTGCAGCCGCTGTCGCTCGAGCGCTTCGGCGAGCCGCTGCATCGCTTCAACGCGTTCACCGCGTCCGTCTGCCATCTGCGGCCGACGTCGCGCGGCAGCATTCATGCGGTGTCGCCGGACCCGGCGCGCGCGCCGGCGATCGCGCCGAATTATCTGTCGACCGATCACGATCGACATGTCGCGGCGAACGCGCTGCGCCTCACGCGCCGGATCGCGGCGGCGCCCGCGCTCGCACGCTATGCGCCCGAGGAAATCCTGCCGGGCGCCCAGTATCTGAGCGAAGCGGAGCTGATCGCCGCGGCGGGCGCCGTCGGCACGACGATCTTTCATCCGGTCGGCACGTGCCGGATGGGCCGCGCGGACGATCCGGACGCGGTTGTCGACAGCCGCCTGCGCGTGCGCGGCGTGACGGGGCTGCGGATCGTCGATGCATCGGTGATGCCGACGATCACGTCGGGCAACACGAACTCGCCGACGCTGATGATCGCCGAGCGCGCGAGCGACATGATCCGCGCGGATCGACGCGGCGCACCGGAGCGCGGCGCGGCCGCGAGCGTCGAGGCCGCGCTGCCGACGTAA